In Sceloporus undulatus isolate JIND9_A2432 ecotype Alabama chromosome 10, SceUnd_v1.1, whole genome shotgun sequence, the following proteins share a genomic window:
- the LHX5 gene encoding LIM/homeobox protein Lhx5: MVVHLRGARERPTWTAPAERADRACTSRCVRVRVSAKRAKVLSREEALLQETTSSGGPPNTTPPPYPNTKPHTKTKTPTTSPLKHIHQTYPTKCAGCAQGISPSDLVRKARGKVFHLNCFTCMVCNKQLSTGEELYIIDENKFVCKEDYLSSASLKEGSLNSVSSCTDRSLSPDLQDPLQDDTKETDNSTSSDKETTNNENEEQNSGTKRRGPRTTIKAKQLETLKAAFAATPKPTRHIREQLAQETGLNMRVIQVWFQNRRSKERRMKQLSALGARRHAFFRSPRRMRPLGGRLDDSEMLGSTPYTYYGDYQGDYYGPGSNYDFFPHGPPSQAQSPADSSYIPTSGAGSTPLGPLEPPLPGHHASENQRYTDMISHPDTPSPEPSLPSSLHPIPGEVFSSGPSPPFAMSSYSGPLSHPNQELNETTVW, from the exons ATGGTGGTCCACTTGCGCGGGGCGCGCGAGCGTCCCACCTGGACCGCTCCTGCTGAACGTGCGGACCGGGCCTGCACATCAAGGTGCGTCCGTGTGCGAGTGAGTGCCAAACGAGCGAAAGTGCTTTCCCGCGAAGAAGCTCTACTGCAAGAAACGACTTCTTCAG GGGGACCACCCAATACAACCCCACCCCCATACCCAAACACAAAACCACacaccaaaacaaaaaccccaacaacctCCCCCCTAAAACACATCCACCAAACATACCCCACCAAATGCGCCGGCTGTGCTCAAGGCATCTCTCCCTCGGACCTGGTCCGGAAAGCCCGGGGCAAGGTCTTTCACCTGAACTGTTTCACCTGCATGGTGTGCAACAAGCAGCTCTCCACGGGCGAGGAGCTCTACATCATCGACGAGAACAAGTTCGTCTGCAAGGAGGACTACCTGAGTTCGGCCAGCTTGAAAGAAGGCAGCCTCAACTCAG TGTCCTCTTGCACCGACCGGAGTTTATCTCCAGACCTCCAAGACCCACTGCAAGATGACACAAAGGAGACCGACAATTCCACCTCCTCGGATAAAGAGACCACCAACAACGAGAATGAGGAGCAGAACTCTGGGACCAAAAGGAGGGGACCCCGAACCACGATTAAAGCCAAGCAGCTGGAGACCCTCAAAGCGGCTTTTGCAGCCACCCCTAAACCTACCAGGCACATCCGGGAACAACTGGCCCAAGAGACGGGGCTCAACATGAGAGTCATCCAG gtttggttccagaaccgtCGGTCCAAAGAGCGACGGATGAAGCAGCTCAGCGCGCTGGGTGCCCGGAGGCACGCTTTCTTCCGGAGCCCCCGGCGCATGCGTCCTTTGGGAGGCCGGCTGGATGACTCCGAGATGTTGGGTTCCACACCCTACACTTACTATGGAG ATTACCAGGGTGACTACTATGGTCCCGGGAGCAACTATGACTTCTTCCCGCACGGCCCCCCATCTCAGGCCCAGTCTCCCGCCGATTCAAGCTATATCCCAACTTCGGGGGCTGGTTCCACCCCACTTGGTCCGCTGGAACCCCCTCTCCCCGGGCATCACGCGTCCGAGAACCAAAGGTACACGGATATGATCTCGCACCCCGACACGCCCAGCCCAGAACCCAGCCTGCCAAGTTCCCTGCATCCCATCCCAGGCGAGGTCTTCAGCAGCGGGCCCAGCCCTCCGTTCGCCATGTCCAGCTACAGTGGGCCTCTCTCGCACCCCAACCAGGAGCTCAATGAGACAACCGTGTGGTAG